In Lacrimispora indolis DSM 755, a genomic segment contains:
- a CDS encoding GGDEF domain-containing protein, with protein sequence MNPASILSEILNGGHIRSVYQPIVSFQDGLIWGYEALSRITLPDCYLNIEQLFELAVKTRKLWELEKLCRTQALKGARTKPAGMRLFLNVDPNTVYDPGFIAGFTREKLLKLKLNPDDIIFEITEKNAVSSLSVFTEALGHYQQQGFQIAIDDFGSGYSGLARACVFSPNYLKIDMSIVRGIDRDRRKRSVVLGIVKFCREAGIQIIAEGIETREELSVLIDLGVDYGQGYFLARPDEAFPTLRGEVELLIRRLWKEKQAPAPLPLGFDTVGSICQRKPPISPKEHALPIYERMKADPSLTELCVVDGEGRIHGILTRSYLLGSFSGQFGYTLSSRRTVGELLGQDFMAVDCCATVDEVAALAMERDFSSVYDAVIVVNHGRYLGVVTVRDLLIAAISIRERNAADASPLTGLPGNNAIQRTIFALIQETEPYAIVYLDLDNFKAYNDAYGFAYGDCMLKALAQTMKLCCSEEDFMGHIGGDDFVIITRDMERLPKLCGDIIVTFAGQIESLYSPSDWERGYIVSKDRNGFSDNFPISTLSIAAVTNRDHNFTETEVLSQTIAKTKKQCKQQKGNAVIIV encoded by the coding sequence ATGAATCCTGCAAGTATACTGTCTGAGATTCTAAACGGAGGCCACATTCGGTCGGTTTACCAGCCTATTGTTTCCTTCCAGGATGGCCTCATCTGGGGCTATGAGGCTCTGAGCCGCATAACGCTTCCTGACTGCTATTTAAACATCGAGCAGCTTTTCGAACTGGCGGTAAAAACCCGGAAACTATGGGAACTGGAAAAACTCTGCCGTACCCAGGCTCTGAAAGGTGCCCGTACCAAACCTGCCGGGATGAGACTTTTTCTCAATGTGGATCCTAATACCGTCTATGACCCAGGATTTATCGCCGGATTTACCCGTGAAAAACTTTTGAAGTTAAAACTGAACCCTGATGATATCATTTTTGAAATTACGGAAAAGAATGCCGTCAGCTCACTCTCTGTTTTTACAGAGGCATTAGGCCATTACCAGCAGCAGGGCTTTCAAATCGCCATCGATGATTTTGGTTCCGGTTACTCCGGCCTTGCCCGTGCCTGCGTCTTTTCCCCCAATTACTTAAAAATTGACATGTCCATTGTCCGGGGCATCGACAGGGACAGGAGAAAACGATCCGTTGTTCTGGGAATTGTGAAGTTCTGCCGGGAAGCAGGGATTCAGATCATTGCTGAAGGGATCGAAACCCGGGAGGAGCTGTCCGTCCTCATCGATCTTGGTGTGGATTACGGGCAGGGGTACTTTCTGGCCCGGCCCGATGAGGCGTTCCCAACCCTTCGCGGAGAGGTGGAGCTTCTGATTCGCCGGCTTTGGAAGGAGAAACAGGCTCCGGCCCCATTGCCCTTAGGATTTGATACTGTTGGATCCATCTGCCAGCGAAAACCGCCAATCTCCCCAAAGGAGCATGCCCTTCCTATCTACGAGCGTATGAAAGCAGACCCCTCGCTTACGGAACTTTGTGTGGTGGATGGGGAAGGCCGCATTCACGGCATCCTTACCCGCAGTTATCTGCTGGGGAGCTTCAGCGGACAGTTTGGATACACACTTTCTTCCCGCCGGACTGTGGGTGAGCTGCTGGGGCAGGACTTTATGGCTGTAGACTGCTGTGCGACTGTGGACGAGGTGGCAGCCCTGGCAATGGAGCGGGATTTTTCCAGTGTCTATGATGCTGTAATCGTGGTAAACCATGGGAGGTATCTGGGTGTGGTCACTGTCCGGGATCTGCTGATTGCCGCCATCAGCATACGGGAAAGAAATGCGGCAGATGCCAGCCCCCTCACAGGTCTGCCCGGCAACAATGCCATCCAGCGCACCATCTTTGCGCTGATTCAGGAGACGGAACCCTATGCCATTGTTTATCTGGATCTGGATAACTTTAAGGCCTACAACGATGCCTATGGTTTTGCATACGGGGACTGTATGCTCAAGGCTCTGGCTCAGACAATGAAGCTCTGCTGTTCTGAGGAAGATTTCATGGGCCATATCGGCGGGGACGACTTTGTGATTATCACCCGGGACATGGAGCGTTTACCAAAGCTGTGCGGTGATATCATTGTCACCTTTGCCGGCCAGATTGAGTCCCTCTATTCTCCTTCCGACTGGGAGAGGGGATACATTGTTTCCAAGGACAGGAATGGTTTTTCAGATAATTTCCCCATTTCGACCCTGTCTATTGCCGCCGTTACCAATCGTGACCATAACTTCACCGAGACCGAAGTCCTTTCCCAGACCATTGCAAAAACCAAAAAGCAATGCAAGCAGCAAAAAGGCAACGCAGTAATCATTGTATAA
- a CDS encoding ABC transporter ATP-binding protein: MSEQRTNRRPVAGGPVGQGAVEKPKDFKRTWGKLIAYCKNYMPAVVAALVMAAIGTVLQIIGPDKLKEMTNEIMKGLPTMINGVPVAGAIDFGAVKSIGFLLVAFYAGSALLNFIQSFMMTTVTQKISRNMRTGISQKINKLPLKYFDRVSYGDILSRVTNDVDTIGQTMNQSIGNLVTSITMFVGSAIMMFYNNWIMALTAVGSSVFGFIIMGVIMAKSQKYFVQQQEDLGVANGHIEEVYSGHNVVKAYNGGKEAGRFFENVNESLYDSGWKSQFMSGLMMPLMTFIGNFGYVAVCVVGAVLAMNGTISFGVIVAFMLYIRLFTQPLSQIAQAFQNLQRTAAASERVFEFFDEEELSDESQKAKTLINVKGDVEFRHVKFGYTPEKTIINDFSAQIKAGQKIAIVGPTGAGKTTMVNLLMRFYELDGGEILLDGIPISQVPRENVHEQFCMVLQDTWLFEGTIKENIIYSKPGVTDEQVIAACKAVGLHHFIRTLPQGYDTLLNDRANLSQGQKQLVTIARAMIQNAPMLILDEATSSVDTRTEILIQEAMDKLTIGRTSFVIAHRLSTIKNADLILVMKDGDIIESGSHKELLEKGGFYAELYNSQFEPAA, encoded by the coding sequence ATGAGTGAACAAAGAACGAACAGAAGGCCGGTAGCCGGAGGTCCTGTGGGACAGGGGGCTGTCGAAAAGCCAAAAGATTTTAAAAGAACATGGGGAAAACTGATCGCCTATTGTAAAAATTATATGCCTGCAGTGGTTGCCGCTCTTGTTATGGCAGCAATCGGAACAGTGCTGCAAATTATCGGTCCGGATAAATTGAAGGAAATGACCAACGAGATCATGAAAGGATTACCAACGATGATCAATGGTGTTCCGGTCGCCGGTGCAATCGATTTTGGTGCGGTAAAAAGCATTGGGTTTCTGCTGGTAGCTTTTTATGCAGGCTCAGCGCTCCTCAACTTTATTCAAAGCTTTATGATGACAACGGTAACGCAAAAAATCAGCAGAAATATGCGTACCGGTATATCACAGAAAATCAATAAGCTGCCTTTGAAATATTTTGACCGGGTAAGCTATGGCGATATTCTCAGCAGGGTGACCAATGACGTGGATACCATCGGCCAGACCATGAACCAAAGCATCGGAAATCTGGTTACATCCATCACCATGTTTGTGGGCTCAGCAATTATGATGTTCTACAATAACTGGATTATGGCGTTGACCGCTGTGGGATCAAGTGTTTTTGGTTTTATTATCATGGGTGTTATCATGGCAAAATCGCAGAAATATTTCGTTCAGCAGCAAGAAGATCTGGGTGTAGCCAATGGTCATATTGAAGAAGTTTATTCCGGCCATAATGTGGTGAAGGCTTATAACGGGGGGAAAGAGGCCGGACGTTTTTTTGAAAATGTGAACGAGAGCCTGTATGACAGCGGCTGGAAGAGCCAGTTTATGTCTGGATTGATGATGCCGCTTATGACGTTTATCGGTAACTTTGGATATGTTGCTGTCTGTGTGGTAGGTGCGGTGCTGGCTATGAACGGAACCATCAGCTTTGGTGTGATCGTTGCGTTTATGCTGTATATCCGTTTGTTTACCCAACCGCTTTCACAAATTGCACAGGCATTCCAGAACCTGCAAAGAACCGCGGCCGCCAGTGAGCGCGTCTTTGAGTTCTTTGATGAAGAGGAGCTGTCTGATGAGAGCCAAAAAGCAAAAACCCTTATCAACGTGAAAGGTGATGTGGAATTCCGGCATGTAAAGTTTGGTTATACCCCGGAAAAAACCATTATCAATGATTTTTCAGCTCAAATTAAAGCTGGACAGAAAATAGCCATAGTGGGTCCGACCGGTGCAGGGAAAACAACAATGGTCAATCTGCTCATGCGCTTTTATGAACTGGATGGGGGAGAGATATTGCTGGATGGCATTCCAATCAGCCAGGTGCCAAGAGAGAATGTCCATGAGCAATTTTGTATGGTATTGCAGGATACATGGCTTTTTGAAGGCACCATCAAGGAAAACATTATCTACAGCAAGCCGGGGGTGACAGATGAACAGGTGATCGCTGCATGCAAGGCAGTAGGACTTCATCATTTTATCAGAACTCTGCCTCAAGGGTATGACACATTGCTGAATGACAGGGCTAATCTTTCACAGGGACAAAAGCAGCTTGTCACCATTGCCAGAGCCATGATCCAAAATGCTCCCATGCTGATTCTGGATGAAGCAACAAGTTCCGTAGACACACGCACCGAAATTCTGATTCAGGAGGCTATGGATAAGCTGACGATAGGACGCACATCCTTTGTCATCGCACATCGCCTGTCCACCATCAAAAACGCCGACTTAATCCTGGTCATGAAAGATGGGGACATTATCGAAAGCGGCAGTCATAAGGAACTGCTGGAAAAGGGAGGTTTCTACGCGGAGCTTTACAACAGCCAGTTTGAACCTGCAGCATAG
- a CDS encoding MurR/RpiR family transcriptional regulator, whose product MQLQFPALPEELTSAEQKIVEYISSHTDEFLFKPIGQLSACLGISDATLSRFARHVGCKDFKELKHVVMQQSTGHGLTQKMAAALMQERGFILQNWLLRQQFCLQKTLEQLEVSEFERAIRAIMEAKCIFIHAKNASSSLGQLLFFRLRRLGLSVMLLPSGSSEGLEGLAQAAAGDLVILFNLSKVSREGRMILDYQKEAAYHTLAFTSRLYAPAEQKADVQLYIYQGEEREYHSMSAPAAIVDGLAVAMSERIGFESAPWP is encoded by the coding sequence ATGCAGCTGCAATTTCCGGCCTTGCCGGAAGAACTGACCAGCGCAGAACAAAAAATTGTAGAATATATCAGCAGCCATACCGACGAATTTTTGTTTAAGCCCATAGGGCAGCTGTCTGCCTGTCTGGGAATATCGGATGCCACACTTTCCCGTTTTGCGCGGCATGTGGGATGTAAGGATTTTAAGGAGCTTAAGCATGTAGTCATGCAGCAAAGTACGGGACATGGGCTGACACAGAAAATGGCTGCAGCCTTGATGCAGGAGAGGGGATTTATATTGCAAAACTGGCTCTTGCGACAGCAGTTTTGCTTGCAGAAAACCCTGGAGCAGCTGGAAGTATCGGAATTTGAGCGTGCAATTAGGGCGATTATGGAGGCAAAATGCATCTTCATCCACGCGAAAAATGCCTCCTCCTCGCTGGGACAGCTTCTGTTTTTCCGCCTGCGCCGCCTGGGGCTTTCCGTGATGCTCCTCCCCTCCGGCAGCTCCGAGGGGCTTGAGGGTTTGGCACAGGCCGCAGCAGGAGACCTTGTCATCCTGTTTAACTTATCTAAAGTTTCCCGGGAGGGACGTATGATTCTCGATTATCAGAAAGAAGCCGCTTATCATACGCTGGCCTTTACCAGCAGACTGTATGCACCTGCTGAGCAAAAAGCGGATGTGCAGCTGTATATTTACCAGGGCGAGGAAAGGGAATACCATTCCATGTCAGCCCCTGCTGCTATCGTAGATGGGCTGGCTGTGGCAATGTCCGAACGAATAGGGTTTGAATCTGCCCCGTGGCCGTAA
- a CDS encoding PhoH family protein, with protein MPKTYVLDTNVLIQAPYALESFEENYVVLPLAVLEELDRLKNSDGDRGSNARQAIRLLENLRLSGSLTEGVPLPGGGFLRLEVNHVDVPLPEGMQPCSQDNRILKVCKGLCNQGESVILVTRDIVVRIKAQMMGIPAEDFTTDQVPAPSGQYTGRAEVYAPDEALSSFKKKGVPAELLYTVDDDGTTVPVKLIENQFVLIRSDISEKKTVLGRFHKGKVVALAYKNIRPFGVKARNVGQQFLQEALMLPADEAPLVIVKGPAGTAKTFYALGVGLEKTVEQSQKEYRKLLICRPNAQFDQDIGFLPGSEQEKISPLLRPIVDNLEILLDHGPHESRWDEKELHSRIDYLFTTGIISAEAMNFMRGRSITDTWLIIDEAQNLTPRQVKGIVTRVGKGTKVILLGDPAQIDHPLLDERTNGLSYAAERMKGSPLSVQLTMLSDECVRSDLALDAAQRM; from the coding sequence ATGCCAAAAACTTATGTGCTAGATACCAATGTGCTGATTCAGGCCCCTTACGCCTTAGAATCCTTTGAAGAGAACTACGTTGTCCTTCCCCTGGCGGTGCTGGAAGAGCTTGACAGGCTGAAGAACTCCGACGGAGATCGGGGCAGCAACGCCCGGCAGGCGATTCGGTTGCTGGAAAATCTGCGCCTTTCCGGAAGCCTCACCGAGGGAGTTCCCCTTCCCGGAGGTGGATTCCTGCGATTGGAGGTAAACCATGTGGATGTTCCGCTGCCCGAAGGAATGCAGCCCTGCAGTCAGGACAACCGCATTCTGAAAGTGTGCAAGGGATTGTGCAATCAAGGGGAATCTGTCATTTTAGTTACCCGGGATATTGTAGTCCGGATCAAGGCACAGATGATGGGGATTCCTGCGGAGGACTTTACTACCGATCAGGTTCCCGCTCCTTCGGGCCAGTACACTGGGCGAGCGGAAGTATATGCTCCCGATGAAGCCCTGTCCTCCTTTAAGAAAAAAGGAGTGCCGGCTGAGCTGCTTTACACCGTGGATGATGACGGAACAACGGTCCCGGTAAAACTCATTGAAAATCAGTTTGTACTGATCCGCTCGGATATTTCGGAAAAAAAGACTGTACTGGGCCGCTTTCATAAGGGAAAAGTTGTCGCGTTGGCTTACAAGAATATCCGGCCGTTCGGGGTAAAAGCACGTAACGTGGGCCAGCAGTTTTTGCAGGAAGCCTTGATGCTCCCCGCTGATGAGGCCCCCTTGGTGATTGTAAAAGGCCCTGCGGGTACGGCTAAGACATTTTACGCTCTGGGGGTGGGATTGGAAAAAACAGTGGAGCAGTCACAGAAAGAATACCGCAAGCTTCTCATCTGCCGTCCCAATGCTCAATTTGATCAGGACATAGGTTTCCTTCCGGGAAGTGAGCAGGAAAAAATTTCTCCACTTCTTCGCCCTATCGTGGATAACCTTGAAATACTTCTGGATCACGGTCCCCATGAATCCCGCTGGGATGAAAAGGAACTGCACAGCAGAATCGATTATCTTTTTACGACAGGTATTATTTCAGCCGAGGCGATGAACTTTATGCGGGGACGTTCCATCACTGATACCTGGCTTATCATTGACGAGGCACAAAATCTGACTCCGCGGCAGGTGAAAGGAATTGTTACACGTGTGGGCAAGGGCACTAAAGTCATTTTGCTGGGAGATCCGGCCCAGATAGACCATCCGCTTCTGGACGAGCGCACCAACGGCCTTTCTTACGCAGCAGAGCGGATGAAGGGCAGCCCGCTCAGTGTTCAGCTTACCATGCTCTCTGATGAATGCGTGCGCTCGGACCTGGCCTTGGATGCTGCTCAGAGGATGTAA